The Nitrososphaerales archaeon DNA window ACGAAAATATGCTATACTTTTTGTCACACTATATGCTAGTTCTATGGGGTTAGCATCACGCATGAGTTACGTATGAAGGCGTTAAACATGTCTTTTATCTCTTGTTCCAAATCCTTGGGTATTACCTTTTCTTATGATACTATCATTGCCACGATTGCCGCTTATGTAGTTGCTAACAGCTGCCTGTGTAATGCCCAATAACGACGCTACATTCTCTTGACTGAAATTATATTTTTTGATAAGCTCCCTTGCAATCAGACTCCTTCCAGCTGGGATCAAAAACCTTGTCTCGATCTCTGATGGTAGCAGCACATAAATCATGAGGTAACGGTTCTATTAAGAATAACTCTGGCTTTATATTTTATAAAATGTTTTGAATCCACATCTTACCCTTGTAGAACTTGGTCATTGGACACCCAACACATTGACCGCCGTTATCAATGTAGTATTCACATTCGTTGCAGGGATGATCTCTGCATGGTGGAATGTCAAGTTTCTTATGCATATCCATGCTAGTTCTAAAACCGTGTAAACTTTCTGTTATAGTTTCGATTCTTATATTAGCTACATTATCGTTCTTTTCTAGGTGCTCTGACACAAAGCAACTAAGAAACTGGGAACTTTCTCCAACAACGATCATGCACATGCCGTTGTTGTCATGAAGATAACTTTCTGCTATAATAGGGCATTCTCTGAATTTTTCAAAGATGTTTGAGCCGTTCTTTACCTGCATATCTATCTTAACCATCTTTAGACCAAGTGCTTTTGAACTAACCTGCATATTCGCTTCACTTAGCATGCCTCTACTGATCAGCTTACGCAATCTTCCGGAAACTGCTGGTTGTGTCAAGCCAATCTTTTTGGCCAGCTCTACCTGATTTATCATAGGATACATGCTAAGGGTCTTGAGTATGAGAACGTCGGTGTCGTCCAGTGTCGCGATTTTTCTCATTATATATTATAACAAGAGAAATGGATGGATATATAGCTAGTGCAGATTTCCATGAATGAAAATATCTCTTATAAAATATAACATATCATCAATTAGTGACGGAGCAAATTCTCACTCTTGATAATCATCTTTAGAAAATAGGATTTCAATTTAATAATGAATTGAATCTTTGAAGTGCAGTTGCACAAGATAAGATATGTAGAAAATGTAGGATTCTTTGATGTTGTCTCTAAAAGGCATTCTATACGGTCTTACAGGAGCAAAGCGGTAGAAGAATTTAAGATCAGAAGGATTCTAGAGACAGCTAACAGCGCCCCTTCTGCAGGAAATCTTCAAGCATATGAGATCTTCCTTGTTACAGACAAGGAAAAGAAACGTATGCTAGTGGATGCTGCATATGGACAGGAGTTCATATCTCAGGCACCAGTTGTTCTTGTCTTTGCTGCCAACCCTTCAAGATCTTCAGTCAAGTATGGAGAAAGAGGAAAGCTATATTCAATTCAGGATGCTACTATTGCAGCTGCATATGCGCAGCTATGTGCCGTAGCACTTGGATTAGGATGTGTATGGGTTGGGGCGTTTGATGAAAAGAGCTTGTCAAATGTATTGACATTAAATCAATTGAAGCCCGTGGCTATAATGCCAATAGGGTATGCTGCAGAGAGCCCTGAACCAACGGAAAGGAGAAAACTAGACGAGCTCGTGCATGAAGTATAGTTCTTACATGGTAGAACGCAAAGAACTTTTATTGGTTTATGCGCAAATAATGCCTATGGCACAGGATGTAAATGCAAAATCGTGGGAAGAGAAGGTGATCAGATCGGAGCTTCCTGTGGTCGTTAATTTCTGGGCACCACAATGTGGTTTCTGCAAGTGGCTCGAGCCTTTGTACGAGAGACTTTCAGACATATACAAGAGAAAGATGGTTTTTCTAAAGCTGAACGTAGATGATGAGAGCAACCATGAAATATTACATGGATCATCGATCGAGGGAACCCCCACACTAAAATTCTACTGTAATGGAAGAGAAGTTGGAGAGCATGTAGGATATGCTATCGAGCCGGTGTTAAAAAAGAAGATAGACACGATGTTAGAAGAAATGGAGTCATGCCTGAAGAATAGCACGCCGTTGAAACGCAAATAGCTTTTTTATAATTTGCAGTGTTAACTCATACCCTTGCTTGATGATGCAACCGTAAGATTCAAGGCGTTGATGTTCTTTATGAGTTACGCAGATGAATTTCTCCTTAGCGAAAACGCACAATATCTCGACTAAATATTGGAATAATTTTATAGATGATGGAAGAAATTTTAGTAATTCGCCAGTCAGACTGGTAACTGCGTAACTCCTGAATAGAATAGCGAATAGGAGCAGACCACAGAAAGCAAAGGTTGCTACTGCAAAGGAGATGCATCTACTGGAGCAGCGATGAATAGGTAACCTTACATGCATGGGATTATCGCCAACGATTGTCGCAAACGAACTGAACTGCTCCAGTCAAAGGAAATGACATGAGAAATGCAGTTATTTGCGTTATTGAATAGATATTTTGAAAGCAAAAATGTGATTTGTGATTGAAGCAAGTTGTTGAACCGCTAAACTGGCGTATGTATTTGAAATCCATAATCGATATAAAGTAAGTTCATGTACATGATCCAGCTTGGCGCAGAATAATACATCTAAAAGGGATAGGCTGAATATATTGCTAGAAATACTAGAGATGGCAAATGTACCTATAAAGAAGACCCATATTCTCTATAGGGCTAATATAAACTTCAATCAACTCACAACCTATCTGAATCTGTTATTGCGGTTAGAAATGATAGAGCAGACCAAAGAGCCTTTTGTAGGATACAAGATAACTGGAAAGGGGAGACAGATGTTAGATCTATTCCAATTGAATACGTTTGATAAAGTAATACCTAACATAGTTTAATGTAGGGAAAGTGAGAGGAAAATAATGTGGTTAGTCAATTACAGCTAGCAGACAATAACTATCATACTTGTGAATCCATGAGGAAAGAAGGCGGTTCATTAGGGTAAGCAATTTGCGTACTTCCTAGAACAAGTGGTGAGAGGAAGAATCTGGGAATAATCTATTCCACATGTCTCTGGGCCGCATTATTCTCATGTAAAAGATCGCTGGTTATTGATGAGTGATTGCTTATTTCTTATCTATTTTTGGAAAACTGCTCCTACATACATACCTGAATGTAATATCTAGTTACACATGAATGGCTTTCTACTACTATTCAAATGTATTATCCATGGTGCGGAGGGTAGAAGAAAAGGCACTTCAAAAGATCATGCCGAAGCTTAAGGAAGACGCAGCCCATTCAGAGGAGTTCATGACCTCCTTGGCTCTGGAACCCATTAGGAAGAAGATAGATAAAGTTATCAACGATCTGCGCGGTCTCATAACCAAGAAAGGAACCAGTCTGTCCCTTATACTGAATGAGCTAGAAAATATAAGGGATCAGTTCGACTACTATAGGAATGCAGTTGCCCAGGTTAGGGAGGAATATGCTACATACGTGTACGCGCTTGAAACTCTTTATGGTGAATACAGCGGTTCAGAGTCAAAGATCATAAAAAATCATGAAAAGAAACTTCCAAGTAATAACAGCAATTTGATATCTAACAATATGTATGACATGATTTTGGAGAAACTAAAACAGAAAGGCATCACAACTTTCAATACGTCAAGCGCGGAAACAATAGACGTATCAAAGGCGAGTTTGAAACGGTTCGTCAAGGCAGCTATTGAGCGAGGAGATGTGGTTAAGACAGGTAAAAGGTCGTATGGCCTCCCTAGAGTTTCATCTGTGGAATCCTTAGCAGGTGAAAACGGAGATTCAGGAAAAAGCGAGTTCGTGGAAGATCTTCACTGACCGATCAAGTCATTTAGAAGACTTTTTAAGATAACTTTACAAAATGGAATTTTGACGTATAAGGCTACATGTGCGAGCATGGGTTCAGTGTATATTAATCGCGGAAGGCTAAGTTAATTTGCCTGTATGTTTTCACAAACTTCGTGCAAAAGTACAATCTTGTTGCAATGGGTGGAACATTCGACGTAATACATAAAGGTCATATGGCATTGCTACGGCGAGCATTTGAACTGTCTAATTCTGTAATCATAGGTGTAACAAGTGATCAGTTCGTTGCAAAGCTTGGCAAGAAAATACAGAATGATTACGATACAAGGGTTATGAACTTGAAGAAAGCTCTGCAAACTTCATTTCCAAACAGAACGTGTTACATAAAACAATTGAATGAGGAGTTCGGTCCGGCTCTTTACACCAAAGATGTACAGGCATTGATAGTGAGCACGGAGACGCAAAGAAAGGGTGCAATACTCAATGAGCAAAGGGCTCAGCAAGGTCTACCACCCGTTGATGTTCTTACAGTAGAGCTTGTGCTTGCAAGTGATGGAAAGCGCATCTCTTCAACGCGCATAAGAAATGGAGAGATAGATACTGAAGGTAATTTGTTGAAATAATTATTCGAAAATAAATTCATTGATACGATCTTTGGCCTTTTCCCTTCTCTCTTGGAAATCTCTCATGTATGGCTTTACATGCTCTATAAGATCATGCTTGCATTCATGGCAAAGCAAACCACCACTCTTACATTTGACGTAACGCTCATCTGAATTCTTTTCATTCTCAAACATGTAGCGCAAATACCAAAAGACAGGACATATGTCTGCATTTGCACCCAGCTTCCTCTGGAGCTCAATCGTCGGCTGGCCGCCTGTAAATGAATTGGATATTTTCTTCTCTATTAACTCCGGTTCATCTGTAGTAAAGATAGCAGTCTCTGGTTGCGAAGAAGACATCTTTCCCCCCGTTCCCAGCCCAGGTAAGAACTTGGAGTGTATCTGTGCTGGTTTGTAGTAGCCCATCTTCTCTGCTATATCCCTAGTAACTCTCCAGTACGGATCCTGATCTATAGCAGCAGGAATCAAACATGGCGTAGGCTTTCCTTCTATCCTAGAAGGCAGAAAACAAGGTGCTGCCTGAATTGCTGGAAAAGAAATCATGCCTATGTTCGTGGAGTTCTGAAAACCAAACACCGCCTTCACCGTTGAAAACGTAATTCTCTTTGCTATATCGACCGCGATTGGGTAAAGATGCTTTATGTGTTTAGTATCTATCAGTATCTTTGTCTTTTTATTATCGAAGCCTATTGCGATAATGTCCAACATATTTTCATATACATACTTGTTTATTTCATCCATGCTCTTGCTATCATGATACAGAAACTTTTCATCATCTGTAAGTTGAAAGAGCAGTTTTGCATCAAATTTATCTTGCAGGTATTTGGTGAATAACCATGGCATTATATGGCCCAGATGTACTGACCCCGATGGACCACGTCCAGTATAAAGATAGAACTTCTCACCCTTCTCGTATCTGTCAAGGATCCAGTCAAAGTCCCTGTGAGAGAAGAAGTACTGCAGTTTTAGGAACGGATGCAATTCACCTACATGCTTCCTTACTCTCTCAAGCAATTCCTCAGTGATAAGTTCGGTTCCAAAGTCTCGCACAAGTTTGTTGTAATCGATCTTCCCTTCCACAGTCCATGGTGTAACTTTGAAATCATCCCGATCAGGCATCTACGCTTTCATCATCTGAACGTTTAAAAAGTCTTTTTCTCATGGTTGAGTAGATGACCGTTGATGTCAAGACATTACATGAGATCGAACGCAGACTGATAAAGGCACTAGCCAATGGAAAACTTACATTCGATATTCTAACACAGAAAACAGGTCTTAACGTAGATCAGGTAAGGAGAGGTGTTGAGTGGCTTAAGCATAAGAACCTAGTTAATGTTAATGAAAAGATCACAAGGTCTCTTAGCATAGGATCTGAGGGAGTAAAGGCTGCCGAAAGTGGTTTACCTGAAAGAAGATTAGTTAATTTGTTACTCTCAATAAAGGAGATTGCAATACCTGATGCTAGGAAGCAAAGCGATCTTGACGATATTGAATTTAACGTTGCCATTTCAAATGCAAGAACAAAGGGATGGATAAAGATTGTTGATGGTAAAATAGTGTTAGGTGATAGTATTACAGAATCGAATGAGGAAAGGTTGCTTTCAAGATTATCAAAAGAAAAACTTTTAGTGGATATGTTAAACGCCGATGAACTAACTGCTTACCAATTGCTTAAGAAACGACCAAACTTCATTGAAGAGATTGAAGTAAAGAGTGTAGAGATAGAACTTTCGCAAAACGGGCTTGCCATAGTCGATCAAGTAATGAAACAAACGGAAATTGAGAGAGCAATAGATGTGTCTGCACCTGCCCCAGTTATCTATCCGGGTAGGAAGCATCCGCTACAGGACATTATCGACGAGGTAAGAGAGGTATTCATTGGTTTAGGATTTCAGGAAATCGATGGCCCCTTGGTGCAGAACAGCTTCTGGAATTTCGATGTGCTTTTCACACCTCAAGATCATCCAGCTAGGGAGATGCAAGATACGTTTTATGTCGCAAACCTTCAGGCTAACAATGTTGCTGATAGGAAAATTGTGAACAATGTTTCAAGCATTCATAGAAGAGGTTGGAACTACAGATGGAATATAGATGATGCACGTAAATATGTATTAAGGACGCATACCACACCAGTTACAATCCGCTACCTTGCTGACAACAAGCCAGATGAGTCTAGAGTGTTTTCAGTTGGAAGGGTCTTTAGAAATGAAAAGCTAACTTACAAACACCTTGCAGAGTTTTATCAGGTAGAGGGAATAGTTGTTGGTAGCAATGTTACGTTACGAGATCTTATGGGCCTCCAGACGGATTTTTATTCAAAGATGGGTATGAGGAAGGTAAAGTTCTGGCCCTCATTCTTTCCTTACACTGAACCGTCATTACAATCAATGGTGTACTACGAAAGATTAGGAAAATGGGTAGAACTTTTCGGCATGGGCATATTCAGACCTGAAGTTACTATACCCGTTGGCGTGAAGAATCCTGTCCTCGCATGGGGCGGTGGCCTGGAAAGGATAGCTATGCTTAGATATGGCTTGGATGACGTAAGGGAACTTTACAGCAACAAAATATCATGGCTAAGGAGTGTTGCGAAATGCCAGTTGTAACATTATACTACGATCGACTAAAGAAGCTTGTCGGGAAAAAAGGTCTAAAGGAAATCCTTGAAATGATGCCATATGTTGCCTTGGATATAGAGGAACAAAGCAATAAGTATGTCAAGGTAGAGTATAATCCAAACAGACCAGACTTTTCAACAGATTATGGAATTGCAAGAGCTCTAAGAGGAATGTTTGGAATTGAAACAGGAGTGCCAAAATATCAGCAGAGTAAAGGCAATGTTCTTGTAAATGTGGATGCGAGTGTAAAAAAGGTAAGACCATTCATAGTATCCATGGTTGCACTTGAAGGCAGATTAGATGACGAAGGAATAAGGCAAATAATAGCTATGCAAGAAGATATCCATGAAGGTATAGGAAGGAAGAGGAAGAAGGTTTCAATAGGGATCCATAATTATGATGTGGTCAAATCCCCTATCCTGTATTCAACAGAAAATCCTAGCTCCAAGTTCGTGCCATTGAATTCCAATAAGAGCATGAGTATGAAGGAAATTTTAGAAAATATTGATGTTGGCAGACAATATGCGTGGATACTTAAAGGGCACAAGAGGTTCCCAGTAATTAAGGATGCAGAGGGAAACGTCCTATCATTTCCCCCAATAATTAATTCTGAACTTACAAAGGTAACTGAAAGCACAAAGAATTTGTTTATTGATATAACTGCAACGGATCTGAAGGCTGCAGAAGATGCACTTGCTATACTGGCAATCACATTATACGAAGCAAAGTTCAAGATTCAAACTGTGAAGGTTAACTATGGTGGTAAAATACTGGAAACACCAAACATGAAAGAAACCGTAAAGGATCTCAAACCTGATTACGCAAACAAACTTCTTGGATTGAAACTCAATGCTAATGAAATAGCGAAGTGTTTGGCAAAGAGCAGAATAGGTGCTAACATGGGAAAGAATTCAATAAAATGCAGAATTCCTCGCTACAGAATAGATATAATGCATAGCATTGATCTTGTTGAGGAGTTGGCGATAGGCTATGGCATATACAATATGAACGCTACATACCCACGTTCTAGTTCCGCAGGTGCTAGGGATACGATTATGTCTATACTGGACAAATTGCGCGAAGGTCTATCAGGTTTAGGCATGATTGAGGTTATGAACTTCAGCCTTGTGAGCAAGGAAGTTCAATATAGCATGATGAAGAGAGGCATGAGTAACATTCTTGCAGTCGAGCAAACAAAAAGTATAGAGCATGAGGTGTTAAGAGATTCTCTTATACCATCGTTAATGTTTACACTCTCAAAAAATATCCATGAGCCTTACCCGCAGAGGATATTTGAAGTTGGCAAGGTGTTCTTTGCTAACGAAAACAACGTAAAGGAATACTGGAGTGTCGCGGGCGCGATAGCACATAAAGATGCTGATTACACAGAAGCGAAATCCTACCTGCAAGCGTTGCTTGATTCATTATTCAACATCAAAGTAGAAACGAGGGCAGTAACTAATGTGATTCTTGCAGATGGCAAATCTGCAGAAGTGGTATTTAACGATAAGAATATCGGCATGATAGGGGAGATCAAAGAAACAATAATTAATAATTTCAAGATGCGAGTTCCCGTATCCGTGTTCGAAATCAATATGTCATATCTTTTGAAAATTTAATAGACGGCAAATCGTTCCTTCTTATGCCCACGTAAGAGCACATAGACGGACTGGGATGAATAATAATGATTCTCAGTTTCACCCAGATGTGCAACAGTGGGCACCCCGTAGAGAGTGCGGGAGGAGGTAAAGCGTTAAGCCACCTATGATCCCTTGTGGGTCAGATGCGGGGGACAAACTAATTTTCAAACAATTCACGAAAACCTTCGTCTAGAACGAAGCAGTGAAAACTTGGTTCGTATTCTTATCTCTAAATTCAAGAAGGCTTATTGTCTTGGGTATACAATAACCATATTTGTTTGCAGGTGCCTTTGTTTTCCTATTTCCAGAAAATGCCTTATTGAAACCGTCGTCATATCCAACTGCAGAGCAGTAGAACGCGTAGAGCAAATTCTGACACTCTGCGGATTTTGATAGATCGTTAACCATTGCATTAAAATGCCTCAATTCATCGATTGACACCCTACCACCTGTGGACTTGTTTTCTCCAACAGCTATTAATCCCTGATCACCATAAACAGCCACCTTAACCTTGTAGAACTTGCCAGACTTGCCTGCTATGGATTGGTCGAAGGAAATCTTCGAACTAAATTTGCTGGCGATAAAAACTGCAAATCTATAATCTGCGAATTCGCCTTTTTCATCATCTTCGCACTTTACAAATACCCTATGCAAAAGTTGAAGCGCAGGTTCATTCATGCTGTCAAGTATAGTTGTAATCTTCCCCTTCTTGACCAGACCTGAACCACATCTGCTTGCAATCCTCTCCAAGACGAAATGAGGAAGGTTGTAGTTGGCCAACTGTGCAACTAGCCTGGCTTTCTCAAGCGGTTCTTGATTTACCACCTTGGTATTAGTGATCACAGCGCAGCCCCGCCCAAACTCGGAACAAAATTCTTCACACCATACTTACGATCTTACCGCTTATAACTGTTGGTAATCTATTGGCTATCCTCTCTTGGGCGGTTTTATCTTTCTCTGTTTTATTCGGTAGATCAGTATCAAAAAGCCTACAGCCGCTGATGCGATACTGCCTATACCAGTTATAAAAGAAACAAATACTGGGCCGATCCAGAAGCCTCCTGCAGAACCTATTTCGAGGAACCCCCTTGGCCTTACAAACAGTGGGAATGTCTCCGTCGATTCGTGTATATTACCTTCAGCATCAAGATACGATGTCTTAATTTGAAGTAACTTATCACCAGCTTCTTTAATTTCATCATGCACCTGTAATGCAAATTCAAAATCGAATTTCCCACCAGATTCCAACTTGCTTATCTTGTGGGTGTTTTGACCTACCAACGTTAGAGAATCTGGTGCTATTACGCTAACAGTAACGTCCTTTGCGTCAAATCCGATGTTCCGCAGTTCTACATTGATAGAGAACTTGTCACCAGCAAATAGCGAGTCCGGTGCTTTAATGAAGTAAACTATTTCAGGCCTGTTCCTAAGTTCTATTAGAAAGGCCTTTGAGAACATCTGCTTGCTATAGTCACCAAGTATTTCCTTCTTCTCGTAATTTACCTCAAAATTGAAGGAATAAGCACCTTCAGTGACATTTTGCTTGGATTCTAATTCGAAGGTGTATCCTAATGTGCTATCCGGCTTAAGTGCTGGAACAAATATCAAGTCTTCCTTGATAACGTTGAAAGCCGTAGGCGGTTTCAAGATCATGGTTATGTTGACAATGTCAGGATTCTTAGCCTTCAATACTGTGGATATTGTGAACTTGCTATCCTGTCTTACCGCCGAAGGATGTGTCACATCTATATGTATGTTCGAGTCAAATAGTGATGTTTGCGCAGCAAATACACAATTGTATCCTGCTGTGCAATTCAGAAGTGTAAATGCAATGACAGCAAAAGTAGCATATAACCTCATGCTAATATTCCTATGTAGTCACTATTTAATGGTTCAAGATGCAAATACTGAGCAATGAAATTGCATATGCGCAGCTTTCAAATGGTGTTAAGCAAGTAAAAAGTAGCCCGGCCCAGATTCGAACTGGGGTCAAGGGCTCCAAAGGCCCCTATGCTTGACCGCTACACTCGGCGATGACTCTCCACCGGGCTTCCGGGCTGTTCGTCTTACTAAACCTCATCTTTATAATTTTACTAGTTTAGTTTGCTTCAATAACGTAGCATCACATGTGCAGAAGCTGTAAAGACATTAACGCAGTTAATTTACATCTATTATTTTGCATATGAAAAGCTTTTAGTGGTCATATGTAGCATAAAACACGATTTGACTGATGCGAAGGTAGTGATCTATGGTTTAAGCACCGAAGGGTACGAGATAGCGTCGAGGCTCGCTAAGAAGAACGTTAATGTTTCCATCATCGACGAGTCACAAGGAAGTGCGATAACCCTGCGCCCAGAAATTGCAAAGACATACCCAAACGTGAATACCCTTATCGATGACGAACCGTTGCTTGGCCTGGAGCCAATAGATTTAGCTGTACATGGTGCTAGTTACTTGTTCTTCGCACCAAGAATAAGGAAGACGGGACAAGATGTGAAGGCTGACATTTCCAGCAAGTTCAAAGACGCGATAAAGGCATTGAACAAGGGTTCAACTATTATATACAACCTCCCTACAGGTATGGGAGGAAACAACGAAAACATAGCTTTGTTCGAGCGTGTAACTGGTATGAAAGTGGGTTCCGATCTGAATTATTTCTATATGCCCTTGGGACCTGAAAAATTTGAAAACCATCCAATAGGTTCCTTTAAATCAAAGACCGACAGTGTGATGACAAAATTTTTGCAGGAGCCCGACAATAAACCAAGGTTTGTTGATCTTGGATCCGCCGAATTTACACATGCCATACGCGTTTTGGCCCACTACTCTTACGTTGCAAGCATATTTGAGATGTGCAAGCATGTTCAGGATCCTGTGGCAAGGGAGCAGCTGGATCAGGAAGAGTTCAGGGAATTATATCTGGATGATATAACCAATGGCTTATTTGACCTACGCGCTATAAGCTCTTCATTGGAAGGTTCGGGACCTCTCATGTATCTTGTAAATGGGAGTATAAAAGGCACCGAGAATTATGTTAAATACCTAATAGACCAGATACGGGAGGTGCTGAAGAGGAACGACCTGAAGGCAAGCAGGACAAGGGTTATTATCTCTTGGACTATTGATGCGAATGAAATACGCGGAGACAAGCTGGATCTGCTTACTACGTTGGAACAAAAGTTGAAGGACTATATAGGCGACGTTGAAAGACATCAAGGGAGTACATTTGATATTTACCAGATGGATAAGACCACTATCGTCATCGCATGTTCCAAATATGATTACGAAACGATTACCAAGAGTGCCCACTCTGATATGATATTGGTGAAAGCAAATCCCTTATGCGAGGTGGTAAAGCAGGGATAAACTTATAGGTCTGCATAAGAACCCGTTATATTATTACAATAATTATTTGTGGTGATTAGGTTGACTGGAACCAATCATAATTCTAGTACTGAGATTGAAAATATAAAGGAGGAACTAAAGAGGGCGGAAGCAAGGGCAGAAGAGTATGATAGAGAAATTGTAAAGTTGAAGGAGCGGTTAAAGGAACTCTCGAGCATGGAAGAGCGCTACAAGTACAAGCTTGCGGAGATCGATAACTACAGGAAGCAGCTAGAAAGGGGGGCGGAAATCAGGAGAAGAATGGATCTAGAAAAATTTTTGGTAAAGTTGATTGATCTGCGTGACGATTACTTGCGTGCCATAGAAACAGCTAGGAAGAGCTACGACAAAGACGTAATAGTAAGCGGTCTTGAATCTATACTCAAGAACCTTGATGGAATATTAAAGGAGGAAGGTGTTAGGGAGATAGATGCAGTTGGAAAAATGTTCGATCCTACCATGCATGAGGCAATGTCTTTCGTGGCCACAAATGAGTATCCTGAGAATACCGTTACGGCTGAGATTAGGAA harbors:
- a CDS encoding nitroreductase family protein gives rise to the protein MQLHKIRYVENVGFFDVVSKRHSIRSYRSKAVEEFKIRRILETANSAPSAGNLQAYEIFLVTDKEKKRMLVDAAYGQEFISQAPVVLVFAANPSRSSVKYGERGKLYSIQDATIAAAYAQLCAVALGLGCVWVGAFDEKSLSNVLTLNQLKPVAIMPIGYAAESPEPTERRKLDELVHEV
- a CDS encoding tryptophan--tRNA ligase; translation: MPDRDDFKVTPWTVEGKIDYNKLVRDFGTELITEELLERVRKHVGELHPFLKLQYFFSHRDFDWILDRYEKGEKFYLYTGRGPSGSVHLGHIMPWLFTKYLQDKFDAKLLFQLTDDEKFLYHDSKSMDEINKYVYENMLDIIAIGFDNKKTKILIDTKHIKHLYPIAVDIAKRITFSTVKAVFGFQNSTNIGMISFPAIQAAPCFLPSRIEGKPTPCLIPAAIDQDPYWRVTRDIAEKMGYYKPAQIHSKFLPGLGTGGKMSSSQPETAIFTTDEPELIEKKISNSFTGGQPTIELQRKLGANADICPVFWYLRYMFENEKNSDERYVKCKSGGLLCHECKHDLIEHVKPYMRDFQERREKAKDRINEFIFE
- a CDS encoding phosphopantetheine adenylyltransferase: MQKYNLVAMGGTFDVIHKGHMALLRRAFELSNSVIIGVTSDQFVAKLGKKIQNDYDTRVMNLKKALQTSFPNRTCYIKQLNEEFGPALYTKDVQALIVSTETQRKGAILNEQRAQQGLPPVDVLTVELVLASDGKRISSTRIRNGEIDTEGNLLK
- a CDS encoding winged helix-turn-helix domain-containing protein, producing the protein MAQNNTSKRDRLNILLEILEMANVPIKKTHILYRANINFNQLTTYLNLLLRLEMIEQTKEPFVGYKITGKGRQMLDLFQLNTFDKVIPNIV
- a CDS encoding nucleotide exchange factor GrpE, which produces MTGTNHNSSTEIENIKEELKRAEARAEEYDREIVKLKERLKELSSMEERYKYKLAEIDNYRKQLERGAEIRRRMDLEKFLVKLIDLRDDYLRAIETARKSYDKDVIVSGLESILKNLDGILKEEGVREIDAVGKMFDPTMHEAMSFVATNEYPENTVTAEIRKGYILSDRVIRPSLVEVSRRVDTKTEGDLNG
- a CDS encoding thioredoxin family protein, giving the protein MAQDVNAKSWEEKVIRSELPVVVNFWAPQCGFCKWLEPLYERLSDIYKRKMVFLKLNVDDESNHEILHGSSIEGTPTLKFYCNGREVGEHVGYAIEPVLKKKIDTMLEEMESCLKNSTPLKRK
- a CDS encoding winged helix-turn-helix transcriptional regulator; translation: MRKIATLDDTDVLILKTLSMYPMINQVELAKKIGLTQPAVSGRLRKLISRGMLSEANMQVSSKALGLKMVKIDMQVKNGSNIFEKFRECPIIAESYLHDNNGMCMIVVGESSQFLSCFVSEHLEKNDNVANIRIETITESLHGFRTSMDMHKKLDIPPCRDHPCNECEYYIDNGGQCVGCPMTKFYKGKMWIQNIL
- the pheT gene encoding phenylalanine--tRNA ligase subunit beta — protein: MPVVTLYYDRLKKLVGKKGLKEILEMMPYVALDIEEQSNKYVKVEYNPNRPDFSTDYGIARALRGMFGIETGVPKYQQSKGNVLVNVDASVKKVRPFIVSMVALEGRLDDEGIRQIIAMQEDIHEGIGRKRKKVSIGIHNYDVVKSPILYSTENPSSKFVPLNSNKSMSMKEILENIDVGRQYAWILKGHKRFPVIKDAEGNVLSFPPIINSELTKVTESTKNLFIDITATDLKAAEDALAILAITLYEAKFKIQTVKVNYGGKILETPNMKETVKDLKPDYANKLLGLKLNANEIAKCLAKSRIGANMGKNSIKCRIPRYRIDIMHSIDLVEELAIGYGIYNMNATYPRSSSAGARDTIMSILDKLREGLSGLGMIEVMNFSLVSKEVQYSMMKRGMSNILAVEQTKSIEHEVLRDSLIPSLMFTLSKNIHEPYPQRIFEVGKVFFANENNVKEYWSVAGAIAHKDADYTEAKSYLQALLDSLFNIKVETRAVTNVILADGKSAEVVFNDKNIGMIGEIKETIINNFKMRVPVSVFEINMSYLLKI
- a CDS encoding phenylalanine--tRNA ligase subunit alpha, which translates into the protein MTVDVKTLHEIERRLIKALANGKLTFDILTQKTGLNVDQVRRGVEWLKHKNLVNVNEKITRSLSIGSEGVKAAESGLPERRLVNLLLSIKEIAIPDARKQSDLDDIEFNVAISNARTKGWIKIVDGKIVLGDSITESNEERLLSRLSKEKLLVDMLNADELTAYQLLKKRPNFIEEIEVKSVEIELSQNGLAIVDQVMKQTEIERAIDVSAPAPVIYPGRKHPLQDIIDEVREVFIGLGFQEIDGPLVQNSFWNFDVLFTPQDHPAREMQDTFYVANLQANNVADRKIVNNVSSIHRRGWNYRWNIDDARKYVLRTHTTPVTIRYLADNKPDESRVFSVGRVFRNEKLTYKHLAEFYQVEGIVVGSNVTLRDLMGLQTDFYSKMGMRKVKFWPSFFPYTEPSLQSMVYYERLGKWVELFGMGIFRPEVTIPVGVKNPVLAWGGGLERIAMLRYGLDDVRELYSNKISWLRSVAKCQL
- a CDS encoding helix-turn-helix domain-containing protein; translation: MLLPSEIETRFLIPAGRSLIARELIKKYNFSQENVASLLGITQAAVSNYISGNRGNDSIIRKGNTQGFGTRDKRHV